One window from the genome of Leptospira ryugenii encodes:
- a CDS encoding DNA gyrase subunit A, which translates to MKNEDQFPRRPFEDQVHDDQRKYSRYVCDSRAIPHEIDGLKPVQRRILWAMWNSDARNRHTKTVKVAGLAMGYHPHGDRSIQDALSQMAQDFAFANNFPLVHGEGTFGDVLDPNAIASPRYTEVKLSDFAKDIGFFESLPDIDYVKNYDETEDEPIHFVGKIPVVLLNNIQGIATGFRCFIPGHKLSDVIDSQVSYLKTGKTKKITPWYKGYGGEVKLSKNDNGSTVMSTTFGFRREDGKLYLTDAPMNWNREKVILYLDDIIEKKDNWLKDYVDHSSQTFKIELIAKKGEEPSDKELMALFSKESNEVLTVNIITHEGKLKNFTPEELIKRFCDFRKTHLIRRFKRLAGLEKEKIDRNSELIRFIKEKWNEKVTGIKSKKDFEEKLKASKFVYFEWLSSIPVYRMTLEEVKKCEEAIVEAKTKFAEYTALQKDDKKLTGFMVQELDELKTKWDPK; encoded by the coding sequence ATGAAGAACGAAGATCAATTCCCCAGGCGCCCCTTTGAAGATCAGGTCCACGACGACCAACGAAAATACTCGCGGTATGTATGTGATTCCAGAGCCATTCCTCATGAAATCGATGGTTTAAAGCCTGTTCAACGACGAATTCTTTGGGCGATGTGGAATTCGGATGCGCGAAATCGACACACAAAAACAGTTAAAGTAGCAGGCTTGGCTATGGGTTACCACCCTCATGGGGATCGTTCTATTCAAGATGCACTTTCCCAAATGGCACAAGACTTTGCTTTTGCCAATAACTTCCCTTTAGTCCACGGCGAAGGTACATTTGGAGATGTACTAGATCCAAATGCAATCGCATCTCCTCGTTATACAGAAGTTAAATTATCTGACTTTGCGAAAGACATTGGTTTTTTTGAGAGTTTACCAGACATAGATTATGTAAAAAATTATGATGAAACGGAAGATGAGCCTATCCACTTTGTAGGTAAAATACCAGTTGTCCTCTTAAATAACATCCAAGGGATAGCAACGGGATTTCGTTGTTTCATCCCAGGTCACAAATTGTCCGATGTCATCGACTCTCAGGTTTCCTACTTAAAGACTGGGAAAACAAAAAAAATCACTCCTTGGTACAAAGGATACGGTGGAGAGGTCAAACTTTCCAAAAATGACAATGGTTCTACTGTCATGTCTACTACTTTTGGTTTCCGTCGCGAGGATGGAAAGCTGTATCTCACCGATGCTCCAATGAATTGGAACAGAGAAAAAGTGATCCTCTACTTAGATGATATCATTGAGAAAAAGGACAATTGGTTAAAGGACTACGTCGACCACTCCAGCCAAACATTCAAGATTGAGTTGATTGCGAAAAAAGGAGAAGAGCCTTCCGACAAGGAATTAATGGCGCTTTTCTCAAAAGAGAGCAATGAAGTTCTTACTGTAAATATCATCACTCACGAAGGAAAGTTAAAGAACTTTACACCTGAGGAGCTAATCAAACGTTTCTGTGACTTTAGAAAGACACATTTAATCCGCCGATTCAAAAGACTAGCAGGATTAGAAAAAGAAAAGATCGATAGAAACTCAGAACTCATTCGATTTATTAAAGAAAAGTGGAATGAAAAAGTAACTGGAATCAAATCCAAAAAGGATTTTGAAGAGAAATTGAAGGCCTCAAAGTTTGTATATTTTGAATGGTTGTCGAGTATACCTGTCTACAGAATGACTTTGGAAGAAGTGAAAAAGTGTGAAGAGGCAATAGTAGAAGCAAAGACAAAATTTGCAGAGTATACGGCCCTTCAAAAAGATGATAAAAAACTAACAGGCTTTATGGTGCAAGAGCTCGATGAGCTGAAAACAAAATGGGATCCAAAATAA
- a CDS encoding toprim domain-containing protein, producing MAQKTEKTSGNSRNFKKLSHVEHVRMRTGMWLGQNSLSTFEQHFFKKDQSGNYDISHEELSDIPAKIKCLDEACMNCVDEYRKNLNDRSIPEKDKMNKLIVQLSTDRKRVTIQDNGRGIPAENAEGVYLHLMYGENFDDKVKEDHVAGQNGVGISLVRIVSSFFRVKTINNGKAYKKMFTIHDDVKKVIRGFKLSKEDTERVQLYFDEHGTFTDCPLLSAEQIKQLKAPSEKAGMFAQIETAKKEDHGTTVEFELNPEYFNKLDVSFNIDLVKQYLQDIAMSNPGLEVVFIHKSGKEKYKFKKGFDEIFSNSEMVYYKMDYADKASSSQINMDTYLVVGQNKTLTWVNSIFCPQGGSAIEYLENRICDEVRKKSQIVSLEKKLNTQCTRNDVRSVFHMYVNLRILNPRFKSQDKSYLINDLNEDIRKAVDKHLEKFLKKTGLIEEIKMVMERRTQLKQLEDAQKGLRKASKTNIPKLMPPTGKANDEGRILFIAEGDSAIAGLRPARNPKLHGLFPLRGKPLNCKGMSLAKALQNEELKNIVAIVGLPLDTKVKSIDELNYDKISIITDADFDGYAIRSLMLSFFYEYWPELFDLGFVAVSSAPLYEVDVKWKDAKKETVFCIDDADYEKLVAKVNKSGAEITRKKRNKGLGETGKEAMKYAVDHCMTVITIGNKKSAKNIQDLWFHKDYAEKRREAISEYAMSVIQD from the coding sequence ATGGCTCAGAAAACTGAAAAAACCTCAGGAAATTCGCGAAATTTTAAGAAATTATCACACGTAGAACACGTCCGCATGAGAACTGGTATGTGGCTTGGGCAAAACTCTTTGTCCACATTCGAACAACACTTTTTTAAAAAAGACCAGTCCGGAAACTACGACATTAGCCATGAGGAGCTTTCTGACATACCTGCCAAAATCAAATGTCTTGATGAAGCATGTATGAACTGTGTAGATGAATACCGGAAGAATTTAAATGATAGGTCCATTCCCGAAAAGGACAAAATGAACAAACTCATAGTTCAGTTGTCAACGGATCGCAAACGAGTCACAATCCAGGACAATGGTAGAGGTATACCTGCCGAAAATGCAGAAGGTGTATATTTACATTTGATGTATGGTGAAAACTTTGATGATAAAGTCAAAGAAGATCATGTTGCTGGACAGAATGGTGTGGGTATTTCGCTGGTTAGAATCGTCTCTTCGTTTTTTCGCGTAAAAACGATTAACAATGGGAAAGCATACAAAAAAATGTTCACCATCCATGACGATGTCAAGAAAGTAATCAGAGGATTCAAACTTTCCAAAGAGGACACAGAGCGTGTCCAACTTTATTTTGACGAACATGGAACCTTTACAGATTGTCCGCTTTTAAGCGCAGAACAAATCAAACAACTCAAAGCACCATCCGAAAAAGCGGGTATGTTCGCTCAGATAGAAACAGCAAAGAAAGAAGACCATGGAACAACTGTAGAGTTTGAGTTAAACCCTGAATATTTCAATAAACTTGATGTGTCGTTTAATATTGATTTGGTGAAACAATATTTGCAGGATATCGCCATGTCCAATCCTGGTTTGGAAGTTGTTTTCATTCACAAATCAGGCAAAGAAAAGTATAAATTTAAGAAAGGTTTTGATGAGATTTTTAGTAATTCCGAGATGGTTTACTACAAAATGGATTATGCGGATAAAGCATCCTCTTCTCAGATCAACATGGACACTTATCTGGTAGTTGGCCAAAACAAAACTCTAACTTGGGTAAATTCCATTTTTTGTCCTCAGGGTGGATCGGCGATTGAATACCTGGAAAATCGGATTTGTGATGAAGTAAGAAAAAAATCACAAATCGTTTCTTTAGAGAAAAAATTAAATACACAGTGTACGAGAAATGATGTTAGAAGCGTGTTTCATATGTATGTAAACTTACGCATTCTCAATCCTCGTTTTAAATCACAAGATAAATCTTATCTAATCAACGACCTAAACGAAGATATACGTAAGGCCGTAGATAAACATTTGGAAAAATTCTTAAAGAAAACGGGTCTCATCGAAGAAATCAAAATGGTGATGGAGCGTCGCACCCAGTTAAAACAATTGGAAGATGCACAAAAAGGATTACGTAAAGCATCCAAGACAAATATCCCGAAACTTATGCCTCCTACAGGCAAAGCAAATGATGAAGGGCGTATCCTTTTCATAGCAGAAGGGGACTCAGCCATTGCAGGTTTGAGACCTGCAAGAAATCCGAAATTACATGGCCTATTTCCTTTGCGTGGCAAGCCATTGAATTGTAAAGGTATGTCACTCGCAAAAGCATTACAGAATGAAGAGTTAAAGAATATAGTAGCTATTGTAGGATTGCCATTGGATACAAAGGTAAAGTCGATTGATGAATTAAACTATGATAAAATCAGTATCATCACCGATGCAGATTTTGACGGCTATGCCATTCGTTCGCTCATGCTATCCTTTTTCTATGAATATTGGCCAGAGCTCTTCGATCTAGGTTTTGTCGCTGTATCCTCTGCTCCTCTTTACGAAGTAGATGTGAAATGGAAAGATGCAAAGAAGGAAACTGTGTTTTGTATTGATGACGCAGATTATGAGAAATTGGTGGCAAAGGTTAACAAATCCGGTGCGGAGATTACAAGAAAGAAACGTAACAAAGGTTTGGGTGAAACTGGAAAAGAAGCCATGAAATATGCAGTCGACCATTGTATGACTGTGATTACGATCGGTAATAAAAAAAGTGCTAAAAACATCCAGGATTTATGGTTTCATAAAGACTACGCGGAAAAGAGAAGGGAGGCAATCTCTGAATACGCGATGAGTGTAATCCAAGACTAA